The segment GCCTGACGCGGGGGCTTAAAACCCTGCAACGGATTGGCGGGGAGCGGGGAATTATCCTGAATGCGCGGCGGATTAAGGCGATTACCAGCGACACGTAACCTTGCCCGTTTGCGCGTTTTGGGAAATAACCGGGGCAGATACCGGCTCCAAACCAGAAATCAGAAAGCCGTTCATGCCCAAAGCCTTTCCCGTCCTTCCGATTGATGCCGTTCTGCCTGACCTTTGTGTCCTGCTGGAAACCGGTACCAATGCGGTTTTGCAGGCCCCGCCGGGGGCTGGGAAAACGACCAAGGTTCCCTTGGCGTTGCTGGAAAGTGCATGGCGGAATGATCAGAAGATCGTGATGCTCGAACCCCGGCGGCTTGCCGCGCGGGCGGCCGCTCGCCGGATGGCCCAGTTGATGGGCGAGGGCGTCGGCGAGACAGTCGGCTATCGCGTGCGGTTTGACAGCAAGGTTTCCGCCAGAACTCGGATCGAGGTCGTGACCGAAGGTATTCTGGTGCGCATGATCCAGGACGACCCGGAACTGTCAGGCATTGGCTGCGTGATTTTTGATGAATTTCACGAACGGTCGCTTGATGCCGATCTGGGATTGGCATTGGCGATGGAAACGCAGGCCGCCCTTCGCGATGATTTGCGCATTGTCGTAATGTCGGCAACCCTTGATGGCGATCCGATTGCGGCCCTGATGGGCGGTTGCCCGGTGATCACCAGCGAAGGCCGCGCTTTTCCGGTTGAAACAAAATATATCCCGATCCGCCCCGATGCGTGGATTGATCGGGAAATGACGGCGGCGATCCGGTTGGCACTTCGCGACGAAAGCGGGTCGATCCTGGCCTTCCTGCCGGGGCAGGGGGAAATCACGCGGGTTGAGGCGGCGTTGAAAGACGGGCTTGATCCATCGGTGATCATTGCGCCGCTTTATGGCGCGATGGAAACGAGGGCACAGGATATTGCGATTGAGCCGGCCCCCGATGGCATGCGCAAGGTGGTGCTGGCGACTGCGATTGCCGAAACGTCATTAACGATTGATGGCATTCGGGTGGTGGTCGATTGCGGATTGCAGCGTTTGCCAAGATTTGACCCGGCATCGGGCATGACGCGGCTGGTGACAGTCAAATCATCGCAGGCCAGTGCCGAACAACGTCGCGGTCGTGCCGGACGATTGGAGCCGGGCGTATGTTATCGCCTGTGGGCAGAAGCCGAACATCGCGCCCGTCCGCCTTTTACCACGCCGGAAATTGCCGATGCCGATCTGGCGCCGCTGACGCTGGAGCTCGCCCGCTGGGGCGTGTCTGATCCGGCAAGCCTGCCGTGGCTGGATCAGCCCGACAGAGCAAAGATCGAACAGGCACGTGATGTGTTACGGCGGCTTGAGGCGATTGACGATGCTAACCGGATCACGCCAATGGGAACTGCGATGGCCGGATTGCCAGTGCATCCGCGGTTGGCACATATGATGTTGCGTGGCGCGCGCCTTGGACTGGACGAGGTTGCCTGTGCGCTGGCAGCACTTTTGTCGGATCGGGATTTCATGCGCGGGCGTGGGGCGGATTTAAGGCTTCGGGTCGAGGCGATTCTGGCCCGCAAGGCCCCAAAAATGATCACGGAAGCCGCAATACAGCTTGCACGGCGACTGGGCGAGGTCGCAAAGAAAGAAGTGGCGTCCGACGCAGGCAACATTGAGGTCGGCCCTGTGGATCATGCGGATCAGGTCGGGTTGCTTCTGGCATTTGCCTATCCCGACCGGATTGGCGAAAGACGCAAGGGTGCGGATGCGCGGTATCGCCTGTCGGGCGGGCGTGGCGGGATACTGGCCAATGACGATGCATTGGCGAACGAACCCTATATCGCGGTGGCGGAACTTGACGGGCAGGCGCGCGAAGCACGGATTTACCTTGCCGCACCTTTGTCGCGCGCAAATCTTGAAACCCATTTTGCCGATCAGATTTCCGAAGGAACAGAGGTCTTCTGGGAAGTGCAAAGCGATGCAGTGCAGGCACGATGGCAACGGCGGATCGGGGCGCTGGTGCTTGATGAAAAGACCACCCGTGACGAGGCCGGATCGGATGCGATTGCGACCGCGATGATCGAAGGCATTCGTCGTCTTGGCCTGCATTGTTTGCCTTGGGACAAGGCGGCCGAGGGACTGCGCGAACGGATCGCGTTCCTGCATGGGGTCGATCCGGAAAACTGGCCCGACATGAGCGACGATGCGCTTTTGGCATCGCTTGAGGATTGGCTCATGCCATATCTTGGCGGGATCAATAAACGCAGCCAGCTTAAACAGGTCAATCTGGTCGAGGCACTGTTATCGGGCATTGACTGGAACCGGCGCCAAGAGCTTGATCGTCTGGCACCGACCCACTGGACCGTGCCGACCGGATCACACATCCGCATTGATTATAGTGCTGAAACACCGGCACTTCCGGTCCGGTTGCAGGAAATGTTTGGCGCGACCGAAACTCCCAAAATCGCCGGGGGCAAGGTGGCGGTAACGTTGCATCTGCTGTCGCCAGCACAAAGGCCGCTTCAGGTAACGTCTGATCTGGTGGGGTTCTGGAAAGGCTCCTATGCGCAGGTCAAGGCCGAGATGAGGGGACGTTATCCCAAACATCACTGGCCCGACGACCCGTTGCAGGCCGAACCGACCAGACGGGTCAAAAGCCGGATGTGAGAAGACGGCCTTATCGGGCGCGGCAGGGGCTATACGCGTGTGGTGCAGGCGGGCATAATCGTGCCTCGATTTTGCGTTTAACAGGATCATGATGATCACAGCCGCCACACCGCTTTTAAACGTTGCCGAGATTCACCGCAGCATCGATTTTTACCGTTTGCTGGGGTTTGAGGTGGTGGCGCGTACCTTGTCCGATCTGGATGAGCAACCGGTCTGGGCGATGCTGGAGGCAGGTGACGGGGATACCAGAATCCGTTTGATGCTGGCCGCGCATGGCGGTGTTTCGCATGAAGAGCGCCGGATGCGACCATCCTTTGCCGGGCTGGTCTGGTATCTGGAATGCAATGATATTGAGGGCATGTTTGTCGCGCTAAACGATGCCGGGTTCAAGCCAGAGCCGGTGACGGAGCTTGAGGACGGCACGTATCAGTTCTTTGTCCGTGATCCGGACGGATATGAAATTGCGTTGACAGAACCCAATGGTTACACGGTCGGGTAGCTGATTTTCAGGACTTCAAGTTCGTCCTCGCCGGCTGGCGTGCGCAGCGTCACCACATCACCGACACCGGCTTTCATCAGGGCGCGCGCGACGGGGGAAATCCAGCTTATTTTGCCTTTGAGGCTTTCGGCCTCGTCCTCGCCAACGATGCGGATGGTGACTTCTTCGTCCCGCGCATTCACATAGGTGACCGTGGCACCAAAGAAGACCCGGCTGTGATCGGGTTGTTCGCGCGGATCGACAACCACCGCATCCTCAATCCGTTTACGCAGATACCGCACCCGGCGATCAATTTCGCGCAGGCGTTTCTTGCCATAGATGTAATCACCATTTTCCGACCGGTCACCATTGCCTGCCGCCCATGAAACCACGGCAACGGTTTCGGGGCGTTCCTTCTTCCACAGGTGATCAAGTTCGGTGCGAAGGGCTGAGAGCCCTTCGGGGGTCATGTAAATCGGTCTGTCCATTAGCGGGTTTTAGCTTAACGCCGTGTCGCGGGAAAGAGGCGATTTGGGTCGGCAGTATAGCAGATACCGGGCATCTTGTTATTCATCAAGCGGCAGGCCCGCGACAAAATCGCGCAGCCAGCGTTGTGCGGGATGGACTTCATTGCGGCGATGCCAAGACATGGTGAAGCCGATCGGATCAAGATCGAAGGGAAGCGATCGAATGGCAAGAGCATCGTCCTGGCCAGACGCTGGAATGACGCCAGCCATCAGGGTCGCGATCAGATCGGAGCGAGCAATCACAAGCGGGGCGGCGTACATCGTTGGCAGGGTCACGGCAAGGCGGCGTTTATGGCCCATTTTTGCCAGTGCCGCATCCACCAGACCAAAGCAGTCATTTTCCGGTGATACCAGCAAATGCGATAGCGAAAGGAAAGCCGGAAGATCCAGCGGTGCCTTGGCTGCCGGATGGTCGCGACGCATCACGCAGACAAAGTTTTCGGAAAAAAGCGGGCGGGTCAATATGCGCCCACTTGCCGTGGGGGGCACCCCAATCGTCAGATCGGCTTCGCCCGCATCAAGCAGGTTAATGGCATCATCCCTGGCGGTGAAATTGCTGATCCGTAGCGTGATGCCCGGCGCCTTTTGACGCAGGGCATCAAGCAGCACGGGTAGGACCTTGAAGGTCGGGTGATCCGAAAGTGCGACGGAAAAGGTCGCGGTTGAGGTCGTCGGATCGAATGTCTGGGTGAAATCAAGCGTGCGCTGAATTTCGGCGAGCGCATGACCGAGTGGTTCGGCAAGATCAAGGGCGCGTGGGGTTGGTTGTAACCCGCCCGGGCTTCGGATGAAAAGTTCATCATTAAGCAATCCGCGCAGCCGCGATAGTGCGGCACTCATGGCTGGCTGAGTACGGCCAATACGTATGCCCGCACGCGTGACGCTGCGTTCTTTCATCAGCGCGTCGAAGGCCACCAGAAGATTGAGGTCGATGCCATGTAAATCCATTGGATGGATGTTGTCACATATTTTATATTGATTTCAAGTATGTCGAGAGGGTCGGTAGCATTTCCCCATATCCAACAATCCTGAATGGGAAATGAAAATGACGGATCAAATTAATACGTCCGCGATTACCGGGGTATCAGACCCGGATCGCAACGCCATCGAAGCACTGTACCGGGCTTTCAGCGAAGGTGCCGACCTTTTGGATGAGGCGGTTTGCAGCGACTGGCAGGATATCCCGCTGGCCCCCGGGCAGGAACCGGGACGCGACGGCATGAAGCCGCTGATCAGGGCGTTTCGGGCTGCCTTTCCAGACGTGAAAATCATCGTCCACGAAATGATTGGCGGACCGGGCCGAGTTGCCGTGCGGGCCGAAATCACCGGCACGCATTCAGGCGAATGGTTCGGGATTGCGCCGACAGGCAAGGCATTTCGCATGCCGATCCACGAATTCCATTATGTCGAAAACGGCAAAGTGACCCATACGTGGCATCTGGAAGACTGGCTTGGCTGGTTGTATCAGGTGGGCGCATGGCCAATCACTGATCAGGAGGCCTCGCAATGAAAGCCGTCAGAATTGATGATTACAATACGGCACCTGTCATCCGCGATATTGCCACACCGGAAATCGGCCCGGAGGACGTGCTGGTCCGGGTGGGAGCAGCAGCTCTTAATCCGCTGGATGTCAAATTGCAAAGCGGCGTGTTGCAGGGCTATTTCCCGCTGGAATTCCGATACACGATGGGATCAGATATTTCCGGGATGATCGAGGACGTCGGCGCAAATGTGATCGGCTGGCAGAAAGGTGACAAGGTTATTGCCCGGCTTGATCCGGTCGCAGGTGGTGCCTTTGCCGGGTTCGCCTGTGTTCCGGCAAATTACCTTGTGAAGCTAACTGAAGACATGCCGCTTGAAGTGGCCGCAGGCATTCCGACGGCGGCGGGAACAGCGTGGCAGGTGCTGTTCGAGATGGGCGATCTTGGTGTCGGGCAGACCGTTCTGATCCATGCCGGGGCAGGCGGGGTGGGCAGCTTTGCCATCCAGTTTGCCCGTGCGGCCGGCGCGCGCGTGATTGCAACCGCATCCGGGGACGGGATCGACATTGCGCGGACATTGGGCGCAGATCAGGTGATTGATTATCGTCATGCTGATTTTGCTGAAATGCTTTCGGACATCGATCTGGTGATCGACAGCATTGGCGGTGAAACACAGCAAAAATCGTTTGGAGTTCTGCGAAGCGGCGGCAGGTTGCTATCGCTTGTTGCCCCGCCGGACGAGGCATTGGCACATGCGCACAATGTCAATGCGCAGTTTGTGTTTCATATGTCTGACGGGGAACGGTTGGCGCGGGTTGTTTCAGCGATACACGAGAATAAAGTGAAGGTCCTGATCGACCGGACCGTGCCAATCGATCAGTTCGGCGATGCCTTTACCCGGCAAGCATCGGGCCGGGCGCGCGGCAAGATCATTGTGACAATGGTTTAATATGAGAAAACCGTGATGCAGACTGTCTGTGTCACGGTTTTTGTTTTCTAAGGATCGTCACTGGTCAGGCGTTGGCTTCGACCCGAAGGGCTTTGTCGTCAATCGGCATATGCACGAGGGCGGCAAAGATGCCAAGCGCGATGGAAGCGATCCAGACGCCATCGAAACTGCCGGTCAGATCAAAGATGAGCCCACCCATCCACGCGCCAAAGAACGCAC is part of the Thalassospira lucentensis genome and harbors:
- the hrpB gene encoding ATP-dependent helicase HrpB; this translates as MPKAFPVLPIDAVLPDLCVLLETGTNAVLQAPPGAGKTTKVPLALLESAWRNDQKIVMLEPRRLAARAAARRMAQLMGEGVGETVGYRVRFDSKVSARTRIEVVTEGILVRMIQDDPELSGIGCVIFDEFHERSLDADLGLALAMETQAALRDDLRIVVMSATLDGDPIAALMGGCPVITSEGRAFPVETKYIPIRPDAWIDREMTAAIRLALRDESGSILAFLPGQGEITRVEAALKDGLDPSVIIAPLYGAMETRAQDIAIEPAPDGMRKVVLATAIAETSLTIDGIRVVVDCGLQRLPRFDPASGMTRLVTVKSSQASAEQRRGRAGRLEPGVCYRLWAEAEHRARPPFTTPEIADADLAPLTLELARWGVSDPASLPWLDQPDRAKIEQARDVLRRLEAIDDANRITPMGTAMAGLPVHPRLAHMMLRGARLGLDEVACALAALLSDRDFMRGRGADLRLRVEAILARKAPKMITEAAIQLARRLGEVAKKEVASDAGNIEVGPVDHADQVGLLLAFAYPDRIGERRKGADARYRLSGGRGGILANDDALANEPYIAVAELDGQAREARIYLAAPLSRANLETHFADQISEGTEVFWEVQSDAVQARWQRRIGALVLDEKTTRDEAGSDAIATAMIEGIRRLGLHCLPWDKAAEGLRERIAFLHGVDPENWPDMSDDALLASLEDWLMPYLGGINKRSQLKQVNLVEALLSGIDWNRRQELDRLAPTHWTVPTGSHIRIDYSAETPALPVRLQEMFGATETPKIAGGKVAVTLHLLSPAQRPLQVTSDLVGFWKGSYAQVKAEMRGRYPKHHWPDDPLQAEPTRRVKSRM
- a CDS encoding VOC family protein, which gives rise to MMITAATPLLNVAEIHRSIDFYRLLGFEVVARTLSDLDEQPVWAMLEAGDGDTRIRLMLAAHGGVSHEERRMRPSFAGLVWYLECNDIEGMFVALNDAGFKPEPVTELEDGTYQFFVRDPDGYEIALTEPNGYTVG
- the greB gene encoding transcription elongation factor GreB, with protein sequence MDRPIYMTPEGLSALRTELDHLWKKERPETVAVVSWAAGNGDRSENGDYIYGKKRLREIDRRVRYLRKRIEDAVVVDPREQPDHSRVFFGATVTYVNARDEEVTIRIVGEDEAESLKGKISWISPVARALMKAGVGDVVTLRTPAGEDELEVLKISYPTV
- a CDS encoding LysR family transcriptional regulator; amino-acid sequence: MDLHGIDLNLLVAFDALMKERSVTRAGIRIGRTQPAMSAALSRLRGLLNDELFIRSPGGLQPTPRALDLAEPLGHALAEIQRTLDFTQTFDPTTSTATFSVALSDHPTFKVLPVLLDALRQKAPGITLRISNFTARDDAINLLDAGEADLTIGVPPTASGRILTRPLFSENFVCVMRRDHPAAKAPLDLPAFLSLSHLLVSPENDCFGLVDAALAKMGHKRRLAVTLPTMYAAPLVIARSDLIATLMAGVIPASGQDDALAIRSLPFDLDPIGFTMSWHRRNEVHPAQRWLRDFVAGLPLDE
- a CDS encoding ester cyclase, which gives rise to MTDQINTSAITGVSDPDRNAIEALYRAFSEGADLLDEAVCSDWQDIPLAPGQEPGRDGMKPLIRAFRAAFPDVKIIVHEMIGGPGRVAVRAEITGTHSGEWFGIAPTGKAFRMPIHEFHYVENGKVTHTWHLEDWLGWLYQVGAWPITDQEASQ
- a CDS encoding NADP-dependent oxidoreductase yields the protein MKAVRIDDYNTAPVIRDIATPEIGPEDVLVRVGAAALNPLDVKLQSGVLQGYFPLEFRYTMGSDISGMIEDVGANVIGWQKGDKVIARLDPVAGGAFAGFACVPANYLVKLTEDMPLEVAAGIPTAAGTAWQVLFEMGDLGVGQTVLIHAGAGGVGSFAIQFARAAGARVIATASGDGIDIARTLGADQVIDYRHADFAEMLSDIDLVIDSIGGETQQKSFGVLRSGGRLLSLVAPPDEALAHAHNVNAQFVFHMSDGERLARVVSAIHENKVKVLIDRTVPIDQFGDAFTRQASGRARGKIIVTMV